From Taeniopygia guttata chromosome 29, bTaeGut7.mat, whole genome shotgun sequence, a single genomic window includes:
- the RND1 gene encoding rho-related GTP-binding protein Rho6: MRERRPAPAAPARCKLVLVGDVQCGKTAMLQVLAKDCYPETYVPTVFENYTACLASEEQRVELSLWDTSGSPYYDNVRPLCYSDSDAVLLCFDVSRPETLDSAAKKWKSEILDYCPNTRVLLIGCKTDLRTDLSTLLELSHQKQAPISYEQGCAAARQLGAEGYLECSAFTSEKSVHSIFRTVSGLCLSRAPPQPPRSPPRSLSKRLLHLPSRSELISSTFKKEKAKSCSVM, from the exons ATGCGGGAGCGGAGGCCGGCGCCCGCCGCTCCGGCCCGGTGCAagctggtgctggtgggtgaCGTGCAGTGCGGCAAGACGGCCATGCTGCAGGTGCTGGCCAAGGATTGTTACCCCGAG ACGTACGTGCCCACCGTGTTTGAGAACTACACGGCGTGTCTGGCCAGCGAGGAGCAGCGGGTGGAACTGAGCCTCTGGGACACCTCCG GCTCTCCCTACTATGACAACGTGCGGCCCCTGTGCTACAGCGACTCGGACgctgtcctgctctgcttcGACGTCAGCCGCCCCGAGACCCTCGACAGCGCGGCCAagaag TGGAAGAGCGAAATCCTGGATTATTGCCCCAACACCCGGGTGCTGCTCATCGGCTGCAAGACGGACCTGAGGACAGACCTGAGcacgctgctggagctctcgCACCAGAAACAGGCGCCCATCTCCTACGAGCAG GGCTGCGCGGCCGCCCGGCAGTTGGGAGCCGAGGGTTACCTGGAGTGTTCGGCCTTCACCTCGGAGAAAAGCGTTCACAGCATCTTCCGGACCGTGTCCGGCCTGTGCCTGAGCAGAGCCCCCCCCCagccgccccgcagccccccccGCAGCCTCTCCAAGAGACTCCTGCACCTCCCCAGCCGCTCCGAGCTCATCTCCTCCACCttcaagaaggaaaaagcaaaaagctgCTCCGTCATGTGA
- the FKBP11 gene encoding peptidyl-prolyl cis-trans isomerase FKBP11, producing the protein MPFPAALLFVALLLPPPPLCRAAESETETGARELRLETIVPPPEGCTELSAPGDTVHIHYTGTLEDGRIIDSSLSRDPLQVELGKHQVIPGLEQSLLDMCVGEKRRAIIPPHLAYGKRGSPPTIPGDAVLRFEVELVGLSRASYWQKVVNEVVPLLCLGLVPALLGLIGFHLYRKASSPKLSKKKQKEEKRNKAKKK; encoded by the exons ATGCCGTTCCCCGCCGCGCTGCTGTtcgtggcactgctgctgccgccgccgccgctctgCCGCGCTGCCGAGAGCGAAACCGAAACCGGCGCCCGGGAGCTACGGCTGGAAACGATC GTGCCCCCCCCCGAGGGCTGCACGGAGCTGTCGGCGCCGGGGGACACGGTGCACATCCACTACACG GGCACGCTGGAGGATGGCCGGATCATCGACTCCTCGCTGAGCCGGGACCCCCTCCAGGTGGAGCTGGGCAAGCACCAAGTCATTCCCG GTCTGGAGCAGAGTCTGCTGGACATGTGTGTGGG GGAGAAGCGCAGAGCCATCATTCCCCCTCACTTAGCCTACGGCAAGAGGGGCTCCCCCCCCACCATCCCAG GTGACGCGGTGCTGCGCTTCGAGGTGGAGCTGGTGGGGTTGTCCCGGGCCAGTTACTGGCAGAAGGTGGTGAACGAGGTGGTGCCActgctgtgcctggggctggtgccagcactgctggggctcaTCGGGTTCCACCTATACCGCAAGGCCAGCAGCCCCAAGCTCTccaagaaaaagcagaaggaggagaagaggaacaaagccaaaaagaaataa
- the CCDC65 gene encoding dynein regulatory complex subunit 2: MAGLRPTAPRAAQDELLLLQRQALAEEEAAKAKRELLTRFLQEKLSREEQSSRRGLHKVCTLWRSAQRKTKDQELHQDIEILSQTFTRVMDCKDSAIEALVTELKEAEEQQNRALRSHLHLTDQLLHLQRCRLGYLEQGFSAQVGALKAEFEAERKAMLEQQDWESCCLQDMALAMEQDHARNEHEALLSFQSARDDIKNKCWQDQQYSRLQLVARLEGLWDQIQAARRSYAQATEKKKVEFEELKRKCEKTSCEIDAQAKKLQKLQDLVTSTRGQIAAQLQESEEQTQRIRDERELALQKLQKLRAQLSQAGATAHTHLVTLTCQCSATLKVLRQVVEKAQRVLRLAEMCRKLETQEEKVLPFYPSSLAEWEQQKALRVLEETAGEPLAQALQDYVGLERFWQRFNKAKLEEKGLERARAALADRNQELRGLLQQYLAGATINQKVPKDLHPLLTTKQKLHPQK, translated from the exons atgGCGGGGCTCCGTCCCACTGCCCCCAGGGCGGCCCAGgacgagctgctgctgctgcagagacaaGCGCTGGCTGAGGAGGAGGCGGCCAAAGCCAAGCGGGAACTGCTCACTCGCTTCCTGCAG GAGAAGCTGTCCcgggaggagcagagcagcaggcgGGGTCTCCACAAGGTCTGCACGCTCTGGCGCTCGGCCCAGCGCAAGACCAAGGACCAGGAGCTGCACCAGGACATCGAGATCCTCAGCCAGACCTTCACACGGGTCATGGACTGCAAGGACAGCGCCATTGAG GCGCTGGTCACGGAGCTGAAggaagcagaggagcagcagaaccGAGCCCTGCGCAGCCACCTGCACCTCACAGACCAACTGCTGCACCTCCAGCGCTGCCGCCTGGGCTACCTGGAACAGGGGTTCAGTGCCCAGGTGGGCGCCCTGAAGGCCGAGTTTGAGGCTGAGAG AAAAgccatgctggagcagcaggactgggaaagctgctgcctgcaggacaTGGCGCTGGCCATGGAGCAGGATCACGCCAGGAACGAGCACGAGGCCTTGCTGAGCTTCCAGAGCGCCCGGGACGACATCAAAAACAAG tgctggcaggaTCAGCAGTACAGCCggctgcagctggtggccaggctggaggggctgtgggacCAGATCCAGGCAGCCCGGAGGAGCTACGCCCAGGCCACAGAGAAGAAGAAGGTGGAGTTTGAGGAGCTGAAGAGGAAGTGTGAGAAGACTTCCTGCGAGATTGATGCACAGGCGAAGAAGCTGCAGAAGCTCCAG GACTTGGTTACGAGCACGAGGGGCCAGATCGCGGCTCAGCTGCAGGAGAGCGAGGAGCAAACCCAGCGCATCCGGGACGAGAGGGAACTCGCCCTCCAGAAGCTCCAGAAGCTGCGGGCTCAGCTCAGCCAGGCCGGGGCCACGGCTCACACCCACCTGGTGACGCTCACCTGCCAGTGCAGTGCCACCCTCAAGGTGCTGCGGCAGGTGGTGGAGAAG GCCCAGCGCGTCCTGCGCCTGGCTGAGATGTGCCGAAAGCTGGAGACACAGGAGGAGAAGGTGCTGCCCTTCTACCCCTCCTCCCTGGCCGAGTGGGAGCAGCAAAAAGCCCTCAGGGTCCTGGAGGAGACCGCCGGCgagcccctggcacag GCCTTGCAGGACTACGTGGGGCTGGAGCGGTTCTGGCAGCGGTTCAACAAGGCGAAGCTGGaggagaaggggctggagcgggcacgggcagccctggcagacAGGAACCAGGAGCTGCgggggctgctccagcagtACCTGGCGGGGGCTACGATCAACCAGAAGGTGCCCAAAGACCTCCACCCCCTCCTCACCACCAAGCAAAAGTTGCATCCCCAGAAATGA